One Malania oleifera isolate guangnan ecotype guangnan chromosome 10, ASM2987363v1, whole genome shotgun sequence genomic region harbors:
- the LOC131166711 gene encoding uncharacterized protein LOC131166711, whose product MAPMYMMLGMVLVAVTIGAHTAKQQLVHSPTVQVSKKKRECVPEVEEPDLVVDSADKFINKSFLRKIAHIQENNHTLPDTTRVDPFTRPREAETLKSVGVNPSRR is encoded by the exons ATGGCGCCAATGTATATGATGCTGGGGATGGTGCTGGTGGCAGTGACGATTGGGGCGCACACCGCAAAGCAGCAGCTGGTACATTCTCCCACCGTTCAGGTTAGTAAGAAGAAGAGGGAGTGTGTGCCTGAGGTGGAGGAACCAGACCTCGTAGTTGATTCCGCAGACAAGTTCATCAACAAATCTTTTCTTAGGAAGATAGCCCACATTCAAGAGAATAATCATACCCTGCCCGATACAACTCGAGTTGATCCATTTACGCG CCCCCGAGAAGCAGAGACATTAAAGTCAGTGGGGGTGAACCCGAGCCGCCGCTAA
- the LOC131166446 gene encoding uncharacterized protein LOC131166446, protein MDTLSSSVSTFGVPAALQYPTSRPLQYYHHFKSTNPSHHLPPPPHLSSTTKHNPIPNTPTPIFFPSKKLTSTPYSFLSSATSQSPPVHRRAAAGYAAALLDVARSDNSIEAVGRDIKRLRKLLRNGQLGAVMIDPFMSAREKKRIVQEVVAKGKFHKYVVGLMTMLVERNKLEIVGEMLEEFRRIYNELRGITPVVLVSTKIEEENMLGIAKRMQKLSGTMKMKVRQHSIDESLPSLAA, encoded by the coding sequence ATGGATACGTTGTCAAGCTCTGTATCCACCTTTGGAGTCCCTGCTGCCCTCCAATATCCAACATCCCGCCCATTACAATATTATCATCACTTCAAGTCCACCAACCCATCTCATCACCTTCCTCCACCCCCTCACCTCTCATCCACTACCAAACACAACCCAATCCCCAACACACCCACACCCATCTTCTTTCCTTCCAAGAAACTCACCTCTACTCCCTATTCATTCCTCTCCTCTGCGACCTCACAGTCTCCCCCTGTCCACCGGAGAGCAGCTGCCGGCTATGCAGCAGCGCTTTTAGACGTAGCTCGGAGTGACAATTCCATTGAAGCAGTTGGGAGGGACATCAAAAGGTTGAGGAAACTGCTGCGGAACGGGCAGCTCGGGGCTGTCATGATTGACCCTTTCATGAGCGCAAGGGAAAAGAAACGcatagttcaggaagttgtagCGAAGGGGAAATTTCATAAGTACGTAGTGGGCTTGATGACGATGTTGGTTGAGAGGAATAAGCTGGAAATAGTAGGCGAGATGTTAGAGGAATTTCGGAGGATTTATAATGAGTTGCGTGGGATTACTCCCGTTGTTTTGGTTTCGACGAAGATTGAAGAAGAGAATATGTTGGGAATAGCTAAAAGGATGCAGAAGCTTAGTGGGACTATGAAGATGAAGGTGAGGCAGCATTCGATTGATGAGAGCTTGCCTTCACTTGCTGCATAA